Proteins encoded within one genomic window of Streptomyces sp. NBC_01314:
- a CDS encoding PP2C family serine/threonine-protein phosphatase: MTAAPPWRIHGLSVEGYRHRRQGLPCQDACAAIATSSVAVLAVADGAGSRPRSEEGARLAVQLATEYFARRVEAAAEVRPGEAVHELLRDALHDVSKDFLDRTGADAQDFATTLTVVVLAPGWIGHVTVGDGFVVVRAGTEDGERQFHLLPQAAAASEYSNETVFLTSPDVARWTHTECVADDGVDGVLLSTDGLAQAMLNRSADGAPSPNTSFADAVFRSLDTAPEDDRDPNLAALLRSDRLTALNADDKTLLRAVRTIRR, from the coding sequence GTGACCGCCGCCCCGCCCTGGCGGATCCACGGCCTGAGCGTCGAGGGCTACCGGCACCGGCGCCAGGGCCTGCCCTGCCAGGACGCGTGCGCTGCCATCGCCACGTCCTCCGTCGCCGTGCTCGCCGTCGCCGACGGGGCCGGCAGCCGGCCCCGGTCGGAGGAGGGCGCGCGTCTAGCGGTACAGCTCGCGACGGAGTATTTCGCGCGGCGGGTCGAGGCGGCCGCGGAGGTACGACCGGGGGAGGCCGTGCACGAGTTGCTGCGGGACGCCCTGCACGACGTGAGCAAGGACTTCCTCGACCGGACCGGCGCCGACGCGCAGGACTTCGCGACGACGCTCACGGTGGTGGTGCTCGCGCCCGGCTGGATCGGCCACGTGACCGTGGGGGACGGGTTCGTCGTCGTACGGGCCGGGACGGAGGACGGGGAACGGCAGTTCCATCTGTTGCCGCAGGCCGCGGCGGCGAGCGAGTACAGCAACGAGACGGTGTTCCTGACCTCACCGGACGTGGCGCGCTGGACCCACACCGAGTGCGTCGCGGACGACGGGGTCGACGGGGTGCTCCTCTCCACGGACGGGCTCGCCCAGGCCATGCTCAACCGGTCGGCCGACGGCGCCCCGTCCCCGAACACCTCGTTCGCCGACGCCGTCTTCCGCTCCCTCGACACCGCCCCCGAGGACGACCGCGACCCCAACCTGGCCGCCCTCCTGCGCTCCGACCGTCTCACCGCCCTCAACGCCGACGACAAGACCCTGCTGCGAGCGGTGCGCACGATCCGGCGATGA